Proteins found in one Kangiella sediminilitoris genomic segment:
- a CDS encoding sodium-dependent transporter: MATNSRGQFNSRLGFVLAAAGSAVGLGNIWKFPFEVGAGGGAAFVLIYLAFCFLLCFPVMISEIAIGRKTQLNAVGAFKKLGHHNWAWVGFMGVVAGVLILSFYNVVAGWAFGYFLEMAQGNFDFGSVEKFVGFTADWEHIFIYGIVFMGITALIVSKGIQGGIEKAAKILMPTLFAMIIGLMIYAFTLSDAMAGIEYYLVPDFSEITGEVIYSALGQAFFSLSLGMGALITYGSYVSRKQDIVRSAALITLTDVSVAFLAGLMIFPFVAFLNAGDMSSVSGGPGLIFMTLPGVFESLGPLLGKIIGAVFFLLLSFAALTSTVSLLEVPVAYLVDEKKIKRPVAVWSMAIIIFAIGIPSLLSYGASETLSAFVNLFKADANGVLKETALPFLDFVELIASDTFLPLGGTFIAIFTAYVWKKNNLNAELMEGRATSSQWLSKYIDFAIMFICPIILGAITIITILERFFGIQVF, encoded by the coding sequence ATGGCAACAAATAGTAGAGGTCAGTTTAACTCTCGTCTGGGGTTTGTTCTTGCTGCAGCTGGTTCTGCGGTGGGTTTAGGAAATATTTGGAAGTTCCCATTTGAAGTAGGTGCCGGAGGCGGTGCTGCCTTTGTTCTTATCTACTTAGCATTCTGTTTTTTATTATGCTTTCCGGTAATGATTTCGGAAATAGCTATCGGTCGTAAAACACAGCTTAATGCGGTTGGAGCATTTAAGAAACTTGGGCACCATAACTGGGCCTGGGTTGGTTTCATGGGAGTCGTAGCAGGGGTATTAATCCTGTCTTTCTATAATGTTGTAGCAGGCTGGGCGTTCGGCTACTTCTTGGAGATGGCGCAGGGTAATTTTGATTTTGGCTCCGTTGAGAAATTTGTAGGTTTTACCGCCGATTGGGAACACATCTTTATATACGGTATTGTGTTTATGGGCATAACAGCCCTAATCGTGTCCAAAGGCATACAGGGCGGTATTGAGAAGGCAGCAAAAATACTGATGCCAACTTTATTTGCCATGATTATTGGCTTAATGATTTATGCCTTTACCTTGAGCGATGCTATGGCGGGTATCGAATATTACCTGGTACCTGACTTCTCCGAAATAACAGGTGAAGTTATTTACTCAGCACTTGGACAAGCTTTCTTCTCTTTATCACTTGGTATGGGCGCCTTAATTACTTATGGCTCTTATGTATCCCGTAAGCAGGATATTGTTAGATCAGCTGCTTTAATTACGCTTACAGATGTGTCTGTTGCGTTCTTGGCTGGTCTAATGATCTTCCCATTTGTGGCTTTCTTAAATGCCGGTGACATGAGTAGTGTTTCAGGCGGACCTGGCCTTATATTCATGACACTGCCAGGTGTATTCGAAAGCTTGGGACCACTGCTTGGTAAAATCATTGGTGCAGTTTTCTTCCTGTTATTATCGTTTGCAGCTTTAACCTCAACGGTTTCACTATTGGAAGTACCTGTTGCGTACCTGGTAGATGAAAAGAAAATTAAGCGACCAGTGGCTGTATGGAGCATGGCGATTATCATTTTCGCAATCGGGATTCCATCGTTACTCAGTTATGGTGCTTCAGAGACTTTAAGTGCATTTGTTAATTTGTTTAAGGCCGATGCAAACGGTGTCTTAAAAGAAACAGCGTTGCCATTCCTTGACTTTGTTGAGCTAATTGCCAGTGATACATTTTTACCACTGGGTGGCACTTTCATTGCCATATTTACGGCTTACGTTTGGAAGAAAAACAATTTAAATGCAGAATTAATGGAAGGTAGAGCGACTTCAAGCCAGTGGCTGTCCAAGTATATTGATTTTGCAATTATGTTTATTTGTCCGATTATTCTAGGTGCTATTACGATCATTACGATTCTAGAACGCTTCTTCGGTATTCAAGTCTTTTAA
- a CDS encoding acyl-CoA dehydrogenase: MQYQAPVDDMMFLVKDVFKLTDRFAGIADFAEFDNDLYGAILEEAGKFATGVLQPINRSGDEEGCRLQDGVVTTPEGFKEAYQSYVEGGWQSITADPNYGGQGLPKALHVLIEEMFYSTNTSFCLYGSLTAGATQLLQAHGDEQMKEKYLPNLISGQWSGSMCLTEAHAGSDLGLLKTKATENDDGSYSLEGSKIFITGGEHDMAENIIHLVLARLPDAPEGPKGISCFIVPKFMVNDDGSIGERNAIRCGAIEHKMGIKASSTCVMNMDGAKGWLVGPPHQGLRCMFTMMNLERLSIGIQGIGLGEMSFQQATNYANERLQGRATDGEAPAPLKKHGDVQRMLNTMESFNKAGRALAVWLGSYLDIAFHSEDGDAVKKADIMSAWLTPIAKAYFTDAGYETCTIGQQVFGGHGYVREWGMEQHVRDCRIAQIYEGTNGIQALDLIGRKLIANKGEFLNVFLSEIKADLNRIDSSDHKHQVEELLTDLEELSQKIINESSNNPEIGQLVACDYLHYTALITYAYLWLKMESAANGTLDEKSSFFFKRVLARVLGLKASIESELS, translated from the coding sequence ATGCAGTATCAAGCGCCTGTCGATGACATGATGTTTCTTGTCAAAGATGTTTTCAAACTAACTGATCGATTTGCAGGTATCGCGGATTTTGCTGAATTTGACAATGATCTCTACGGTGCGATTCTTGAAGAGGCAGGAAAGTTTGCTACCGGTGTACTACAGCCTATCAACCGCAGTGGCGACGAAGAGGGATGCCGTTTGCAAGATGGTGTTGTGACGACTCCAGAAGGCTTTAAAGAAGCCTACCAGTCTTATGTTGAAGGTGGATGGCAGTCTATTACGGCTGATCCAAACTACGGTGGACAGGGTTTGCCAAAGGCTCTTCACGTCTTAATAGAAGAGATGTTCTATTCCACGAACACCTCTTTCTGCCTGTATGGCAGTTTAACAGCCGGTGCAACGCAATTATTACAGGCTCACGGTGATGAGCAGATGAAAGAGAAGTACCTGCCGAACTTAATCAGTGGTCAATGGTCTGGCTCAATGTGCCTTACTGAAGCACATGCGGGCTCTGATCTTGGACTATTGAAGACTAAGGCGACCGAGAACGATGATGGAAGTTATTCACTAGAAGGTTCTAAAATATTTATTACCGGTGGCGAGCATGATATGGCTGAAAATATCATTCACCTAGTCTTGGCACGGTTGCCTGATGCTCCAGAGGGTCCGAAAGGTATCAGTTGCTTCATTGTCCCTAAATTTATGGTCAATGATGATGGATCCATAGGCGAAAGAAATGCTATCCGCTGTGGTGCTATCGAGCATAAAATGGGTATTAAGGCATCATCAACCTGTGTCATGAATATGGATGGCGCAAAAGGTTGGCTCGTAGGTCCTCCACATCAGGGATTACGTTGTATGTTTACTATGATGAACCTGGAGCGTCTATCGATTGGTATCCAAGGTATTGGGCTGGGTGAAATGTCGTTTCAGCAAGCTACCAACTACGCAAATGAACGACTTCAGGGTCGAGCCACCGATGGTGAAGCTCCGGCCCCATTGAAAAAGCATGGTGACGTTCAACGTATGCTGAATACCATGGAATCATTCAATAAAGCTGGTCGCGCCTTAGCTGTATGGCTAGGAAGCTACCTTGATATTGCTTTCCATAGTGAAGACGGGGATGCTGTTAAAAAAGCAGATATCATGTCTGCATGGTTAACGCCTATTGCAAAAGCCTACTTCACTGATGCCGGTTATGAAACTTGTACCATTGGACAGCAAGTTTTCGGTGGTCATGGCTATGTAAGAGAGTGGGGCATGGAACAGCACGTCCGGGATTGCAGAATTGCACAAATTTACGAGGGCACTAATGGCATTCAGGCGCTGGACTTAATTGGACGGAAGCTCATTGCTAATAAAGGTGAGTTTCTCAATGTTTTCTTATCTGAAATAAAGGCAGACCTCAACCGTATCGATTCTTCAGACCATAAGCATCAAGTTGAAGAGTTGTTAACCGACCTAGAGGAGCTGTCGCAGAAGATCATTAATGAAAGCTCTAACAATCCAGAAATCGGACAGCTTGTTGCCTGCGATTATCTGCATTACACCGCTTTGATAACTTATGCTTATCTATGGTTAAAAATGGAGAGTGCAGCAAACGGAACCCTGGATGAGAAGTCGTCCTTCTTCTTTAAAAGAGTGTTGGCCCGTGTTCTTGGCCTTAAGGCAAGCATTGAAAGCGAGCTGTCTTAA
- a CDS encoding alanine/glycine:cation symporter family protein — translation MEQIKNGLDFLNGYLGGADYFPYLLIGVGVFFTLYLGFPQIRYFGQAVRTVRGKYSKKSDPGDTSHFGALSTALSGTVGTGNIGGVALAIFVGGPAAIFWMWVTAFLGMTTKFVEVTLSHKYREVTEDGTMAGGPMYYMEKKLNMKWLAVIFAIATIISSFGTGNMPQINNIAQVMNDTFALPNWITGVGLAILLAMVIIGGIKRIAKVAERVVPFMALLYVVGALLVIVYNYENIIPSFGAIIGSVFSGSAAVGGFLGASFAYAMQRGVNRGLFSNEAGQGSAAIAHSAAKGKEPASEGMVSLLEPFIDTLIICTLTALVILSSGVWKDKHQNTFDRIDMDFIVGEWTDQNTEHVEKLRDFLNPQTKSDSGIKRYSGSISLQDGEAISDGFTLLNANSVAEDVVYKQQDETTNKLVPITGVITVSDGKLENSAIVVEGRSLIHSASLTAEAFTRGFLGENGKYIVSLGLLLFAFTTAIAWSYYGDRAVIYLFGQRGVLVYRVVYVVMFAVAAVVDTTVVWALANVAIVMMTIPNLVGITLLHKDMKQTVKQYWEDFRKGKAH, via the coding sequence ATCGAGCAAATTAAAAATGGACTGGACTTTCTGAACGGCTATTTAGGCGGTGCGGATTACTTTCCATATTTGTTAATCGGTGTTGGTGTCTTTTTCACACTATATTTAGGTTTTCCACAAATTCGCTACTTCGGACAGGCTGTTCGTACCGTCCGTGGTAAATATAGTAAAAAATCCGATCCAGGGGATACTTCCCACTTTGGTGCTTTATCAACCGCGCTATCAGGTACCGTTGGTACCGGTAATATCGGGGGTGTAGCGCTGGCTATTTTTGTGGGTGGTCCAGCGGCCATTTTCTGGATGTGGGTGACTGCTTTCCTTGGTATGACTACTAAGTTTGTTGAGGTAACGCTTTCTCACAAATATCGTGAAGTAACAGAAGATGGCACCATGGCTGGCGGCCCTATGTACTATATGGAAAAGAAACTGAATATGAAGTGGTTAGCAGTTATATTTGCTATTGCTACCATTATCAGTTCCTTTGGTACGGGCAACATGCCACAAATCAATAATATCGCTCAGGTAATGAATGATACCTTTGCCTTACCAAACTGGATTACCGGGGTTGGTCTGGCTATCTTGTTGGCGATGGTTATTATTGGTGGCATTAAGCGTATCGCCAAAGTTGCTGAACGTGTCGTACCGTTTATGGCGCTCCTTTATGTTGTTGGTGCACTCCTGGTTATTGTCTATAACTATGAAAACATTATTCCGTCTTTCGGGGCAATTATCGGCAGCGTATTCTCTGGTTCTGCGGCAGTAGGTGGTTTCCTGGGTGCAAGTTTTGCCTATGCGATGCAGCGTGGTGTAAACCGAGGCTTATTCTCAAACGAAGCAGGTCAGGGTTCAGCAGCTATTGCTCACTCGGCAGCAAAAGGTAAAGAGCCTGCTTCAGAAGGTATGGTGTCATTGCTGGAACCATTTATTGATACTTTGATTATCTGTACGCTAACTGCCTTGGTTATTCTGTCTTCAGGAGTTTGGAAAGATAAGCACCAGAATACATTCGATCGCATTGACATGGACTTCATCGTTGGTGAGTGGACTGATCAAAATACTGAGCATGTTGAGAAGTTGAGAGATTTCTTAAACCCTCAGACGAAATCAGACTCTGGTATTAAGCGTTACAGTGGCAGTATCTCACTACAAGATGGTGAGGCGATATCTGATGGCTTTACATTACTAAACGCTAACTCAGTTGCAGAAGATGTGGTCTATAAACAACAGGATGAGACAACCAATAAACTGGTTCCTATCACCGGTGTCATTACTGTCAGCGATGGTAAGTTGGAAAACTCAGCCATTGTTGTTGAAGGTCGCTCGCTTATTCATTCCGCCAGCTTAACAGCCGAAGCTTTTACCCGAGGCTTCCTGGGTGAAAATGGTAAGTACATCGTATCACTAGGTCTATTACTGTTTGCCTTTACCACGGCTATTGCATGGTCATACTATGGTGACCGAGCCGTTATATATCTCTTCGGTCAGCGTGGTGTCCTTGTTTACCGAGTGGTGTATGTTGTAATGTTTGCTGTTGCGGCGGTTGTAGATACCACTGTAGTCTGGGCTTTGGCAAATGTCGCCATTGTAATGATGACCATACCCAACCTGGTCGGTATTACTTTGCTCCATAAGGATATGAAACAGACTGTAAAACAATACTGGGAAGACTTTAGGAAGGGCAAAGCCCACTAA
- the dinB gene encoding DNA polymerase IV, with product MPKASIETQTSRKIIHVDMDCFYAAIEMRDDPLLRKAAVAVGGSPDKRGVIATCNYEARSYGVHSAMASAHAKRLCPNLIIVPPNFDKYRHDSKVIRSIFSKYTPLIEPLSLDEAYLDVSDSEHYKGSATYIAQAIRHEIHKELNLTASAGIAPNKFLAKVASDWEKPNGQFVITPDEVDAFMLELPVKKIPGVGKKTSEKLHNMGVYNCADLQKLELLDLTRKFGSFGQNLYYLARGIDNRPVITHYPRKSLSVENTYDRDLYTLEDCQDQLPRLMETLKHRLARSNIDSPVNKLFVKVKFSDFSATTVEKTSFGVNDDLFYELMDEGFHRREKSVRLLGIGVRFQNTESANFVQLPLEYIDEAFDQE from the coding sequence ATGCCCAAAGCTTCAATAGAAACCCAAACCAGTAGAAAGATTATCCACGTGGATATGGACTGCTTTTATGCCGCCATTGAAATGAGGGATGATCCCTTATTGCGTAAAGCAGCGGTTGCCGTGGGGGGCTCTCCGGATAAGAGAGGTGTCATTGCGACCTGTAACTATGAAGCTCGCAGTTATGGCGTTCATTCGGCAATGGCATCGGCTCATGCAAAAAGGTTATGTCCGAATCTGATCATTGTTCCTCCTAATTTTGATAAGTATCGTCATGACTCAAAAGTTATCCGCTCCATTTTCTCGAAGTACACCCCATTAATAGAACCCTTATCATTGGATGAAGCTTATCTGGATGTTTCTGACAGCGAGCATTACAAGGGGAGCGCTACGTATATTGCGCAGGCAATTCGACATGAGATCCACAAGGAACTGAACTTAACAGCATCAGCAGGGATAGCGCCTAATAAGTTCTTAGCCAAGGTAGCGTCAGATTGGGAAAAACCAAATGGTCAGTTTGTGATTACCCCCGACGAGGTTGATGCCTTCATGTTAGAGCTTCCAGTAAAAAAAATACCCGGGGTCGGTAAGAAAACGTCAGAAAAGCTTCATAATATGGGTGTTTATAATTGTGCAGATCTACAAAAGTTAGAGCTTCTGGATTTGACACGCAAGTTTGGTTCATTTGGGCAAAATTTATACTATCTTGCGCGTGGCATTGATAACAGGCCGGTTATTACTCATTATCCAAGAAAGTCATTAAGTGTTGAAAATACCTATGACCGTGACCTTTACACATTGGAAGATTGTCAGGATCAACTGCCAAGATTGATGGAAACTCTCAAGCACCGTCTTGCTCGTTCAAATATAGACTCTCCGGTCAATAAACTGTTTGTTAAGGTAAAATTTAGTGACTTTTCGGCTACCACGGTTGAGAAAACCAGTTTTGGAGTTAACGATGATTTGTTCTATGAGTTGATGGATGAAGGTTTCCATCGTCGTGAAAAGTCGGTCAGATTATTAGGTATCGGGGTTCGGTTTCAGAATACAGAGTCGGCAAATTTTGTTCAGCTTCCTCTCGAATACATTGATGAGGCCTTTGATCAGGAGTAG
- a CDS encoding ATP-binding protein codes for MANNSNGKPTYSLQRRLLLNTSIVLVFFIAAMSFILLDSYKAGIKQATYERLYAQFYSLLSYADEIEPGDLFLPEEIPSDKRFNQYNSGLSALVYDETESLIWKSLSARYDQEQHKVPLPLSLPGEATLAEITMDDTEYFRFHYIAEWESQEGKVSLYHFVILENKRPFDQVISAYRNQLWTWLSILALSLLFLLFVVMRWTLRPIRRAVKELREVEKGVLSTLSDKYPQELQRLTENINRFIKNERHQSKRYKETLGNLAHSLKTPLAVMKAALQNESESGQLERICSEQIDRMDQIVAYQLQRATSGPQVMMRSMDVDPAINKLVTSLGKVYQDKNIDFSVSVKPGLTIALNEGDFYEVFGNILDNACKWTESKVSVQAERSAGKVSITVEDNGPGIPENVRLAILSRGKRLDETVEGQGIGMSVVKEIVAAYNGKIHIDTSDLGGTLMRVSF; via the coding sequence TTGGCTAATAACAGTAACGGCAAGCCTACATATTCTTTACAAAGGCGCTTATTACTAAATACCAGTATCGTACTGGTATTTTTTATTGCTGCTATGAGTTTCATTCTGCTTGACTCATACAAAGCAGGCATTAAGCAGGCTACATATGAAAGGCTCTACGCACAGTTTTATAGTTTGTTGTCTTATGCCGATGAAATTGAGCCCGGCGACCTTTTTCTACCCGAAGAAATTCCCTCTGATAAACGTTTCAACCAATATAACAGTGGCTTGTCTGCATTAGTTTATGATGAGACTGAAAGTTTAATCTGGAAATCATTATCAGCTCGATATGATCAGGAGCAACATAAAGTTCCGTTACCTTTAAGTTTACCGGGTGAGGCAACACTGGCTGAAATCACTATGGATGATACAGAATATTTTCGGTTTCACTACATAGCTGAATGGGAATCTCAGGAGGGAAAGGTTTCACTATATCACTTTGTTATATTGGAGAATAAGCGGCCGTTCGATCAAGTGATCTCTGCTTACAGGAATCAGCTATGGACCTGGCTTTCTATTCTGGCCTTGTCGCTATTATTTCTATTATTTGTTGTGATGCGATGGACGTTAAGACCGATACGAAGAGCGGTTAAAGAATTGCGTGAGGTCGAAAAAGGTGTATTAAGTACGCTATCTGATAAATACCCTCAAGAGCTGCAACGCTTAACGGAGAATATCAATCGATTTATAAAAAATGAGCGCCATCAGAGTAAACGGTATAAAGAAACCTTGGGAAACCTTGCTCATAGTCTTAAAACTCCATTGGCAGTGATGAAAGCAGCACTACAAAATGAGTCTGAATCAGGTCAGTTAGAGAGGATTTGCTCCGAGCAGATTGATCGCATGGATCAAATCGTTGCCTACCAGCTACAGAGGGCGACTAGTGGTCCTCAGGTTATGATGCGCTCGATGGATGTTGATCCTGCTATTAATAAGTTGGTTACCAGTTTAGGGAAGGTGTACCAGGATAAGAATATTGATTTTTCCGTTAGTGTAAAACCAGGTTTAACCATTGCTTTAAATGAAGGTGACTTTTATGAGGTGTTTGGAAATATTCTGGATAATGCCTGTAAATGGACCGAGTCAAAAGTATCTGTTCAAGCTGAACGTTCAGCTGGTAAAGTTTCTATAACTGTTGAGGATAATGGCCCAGGTATACCCGAAAACGTTCGTCTGGCAATCCTATCTCGCGGTAAGAGACTTGATGAAACGGTCGAAGGGCAGGGAATTGGTATGTCGGTTGTAAAAGAAATTGTTGCCGCTTATAACGGTAAGATTCATATCGATACTAGTGATTTGGGCGGGACTTTAATGAGAGTGAGCTTTTAA
- a CDS encoding response regulator transcription factor, whose protein sequence is MKILLMEDDSALRQQLVAALQKQSYVVEEAPNGEEGLYLGKEFSFDLGIFDLGLPDISGIEVIETLRNEDVGFPILILTARGHWQDKVDGLAAGADDYLVKPFQTEELLARVNALLRRASGYSKPEIIKGPISLNSLKQEVKVNDKVMDLTAYEYKVLEYLMLNPDKVVSKTELTEHLYAQDYDRDSNVLEVFVGRLRKKIDPDGSLKPIETLRGRGYRLNSDL, encoded by the coding sequence ATGAAAATATTATTGATGGAAGATGACAGTGCCTTGCGCCAACAGCTGGTTGCAGCATTGCAAAAACAGAGTTACGTTGTAGAAGAAGCTCCAAACGGAGAAGAAGGTCTCTACCTAGGTAAAGAGTTCTCTTTTGATTTGGGGATATTTGATTTGGGATTGCCTGACATCTCTGGTATCGAAGTCATAGAAACCCTTCGTAATGAAGACGTAGGTTTTCCAATTTTGATTTTGACAGCCCGTGGCCATTGGCAGGACAAAGTCGATGGCTTAGCTGCTGGTGCAGACGACTATCTGGTAAAACCTTTCCAGACAGAAGAGTTGCTGGCGAGAGTTAATGCTCTATTGCGCAGGGCTTCAGGTTATTCAAAGCCGGAAATTATTAAAGGCCCAATCAGCTTGAACAGTCTTAAACAGGAAGTAAAAGTTAATGATAAGGTTATGGATTTGACCGCATATGAATACAAAGTACTAGAATACTTGATGCTCAATCCCGATAAAGTAGTTTCAAAGACAGAGTTAACAGAACATTTATATGCTCAGGATTATGATCGGGACTCAAACGTCCTTGAAGTCTTTGTAGGACGCTTACGTAAAAAGATTGATCCTGATGGTAGCTTAAAACCGATAGAGACGCTTCGAGGCCGTGGCTATCGTTTGAATAGTGACCTTTAG
- a CDS encoding PepSY domain-containing protein encodes MIKKIAFILFGLVTLIGSLQAASTKQLPTLDKPRVETCRPIGKSAAMSAVARRADGKVLSASLNMRSKPPVYRVRVLTNSGRVRHYYVNACNGRLL; translated from the coding sequence ATGATTAAGAAAATCGCATTTATACTCTTTGGTCTTGTTACCTTAATTGGTAGTTTGCAGGCTGCTTCTACGAAGCAGCTGCCTACACTTGATAAACCACGAGTTGAAACTTGTAGGCCAATCGGTAAGAGTGCTGCAATGAGCGCTGTTGCCAGACGAGCTGACGGGAAAGTTCTTTCCGCAAGTTTGAATATGCGCTCTAAGCCACCGGTTTATAGAGTTAGAGTCCTAACTAATTCAGGAAGGGTTCGACATTATTACGTTAATGCCTGTAACGGTCGCCTACTGTAA
- a CDS encoding glycine zipper 2TM domain-containing protein — MKIKYPFLLTSLAISIALAPAIASADHRYDDREYRNASYYDDYSYGHSAKGKVISVSPVFDYIEYRHRPERVRTCYSERSRYDADDARRKALVGGVVGGLIGYKLGDRRGNEKAGAVAGALIGAAVGKGSARSRDSYCETRYEPRHYRNKELVGYDVVYKYRGRHYTTFTEYKPGRWIELDTVKKYHRH; from the coding sequence ATGAAAATCAAATATCCTTTCTTATTGACATCGTTAGCTATTTCAATTGCTCTAGCACCTGCTATTGCTAGCGCAGATCATCGTTATGATGACCGGGAGTATCGCAATGCGAGTTATTATGATGACTACTCATACGGGCACTCAGCCAAGGGCAAAGTCATCAGTGTATCCCCAGTTTTTGATTATATTGAGTATCGCCATAGACCAGAACGGGTTAGAACTTGTTATTCGGAAAGATCACGCTATGATGCAGATGATGCACGACGTAAAGCTCTCGTTGGCGGCGTTGTAGGAGGCCTGATTGGTTATAAATTGGGCGACAGACGGGGTAACGAAAAAGCTGGAGCAGTAGCTGGTGCTTTGATCGGTGCTGCTGTTGGAAAGGGTAGTGCCAGGTCACGAGACAGCTATTGTGAAACACGTTATGAACCTCGCCACTATCGCAACAAAGAATTAGTAGGTTATGATGTGGTGTATAAGTATCGTGGACGTCACTACACTACCTTTACGGAATATAAACCAGGTCGATGGATTGAACTTGATACGGTAAAAAAATATCATCGTCATTAA
- a CDS encoding GlsB/YeaQ/YmgE family stress response membrane protein, whose product MSILMWLLVGLVAGALAKVIMPGPDKGGWIMTIVLGIVGAFVGGFVGNLLGIGSAQATGFNVETILTAVGGAIIVLFLFRTFSK is encoded by the coding sequence ATGAGTATTTTAATGTGGCTTCTGGTGGGGCTGGTTGCGGGTGCTTTAGCCAAAGTAATCATGCCAGGCCCTGATAAAGGAGGCTGGATAATGACCATTGTCCTAGGCATCGTGGGAGCCTTTGTTGGTGGGTTCGTTGGTAATTTGCTAGGCATAGGTTCAGCGCAGGCGACTGGCTTTAATGTTGAAACGATTTTAACTGCTGTTGGCGGCGCCATTATTGTTTTATTTCTTTTCCGTACTTTTAGTAAATAA
- a CDS encoding AMP-binding protein, producing the protein MTQSPVSQLELENTLSAFYRWEKEKAHQPFLRQPYGNDWKEYTWHNAGEQIRKMAAYLKRELPANSKVALLSYNCSHWVMADLAIMLAGHISVPIYPSAGSDTITTILEHSESKLAFIGKYPEWDKKSDTIPEDVQLIGCHQHHTEMKDWDEIIAGEEPYEDSPVPDMDELATIIYTSGTTGMPKGVMITHKILSNGAAAASAFIDLKDERCFSYLPLAHCAERELTEIISIHTGSTISFTESLEMFQENIRSVKPTIFFGVPRIWLKFQHGIEEQVGKAKLKILLKIPFLNSLIRKKILKGLGLEEAKICLSGAAGLPRGTSNFFRSIGIKICEAYGLTETMAFSHASIPDKWKAGSVGVTLPTAEAKIAESGEILLRSPCIMKGYYKEPLKTAEVLDDDGFFHTGDLGRIDDDGFLFITGRLKDIFKTSKGKYVTPAPIEATLEPELGVEHLCVIGDGLPSPVAVASIYNKQFSDKKGYHDEAVELLKMLNNKLESHEKLAKLILVDEEWNTENGLITPTLKIRRQQIEDRYKGRVEKHLKSDDLVIWD; encoded by the coding sequence ATGACTCAGTCGCCGGTTAGCCAGTTAGAATTAGAAAATACACTATCCGCATTTTATCGTTGGGAAAAAGAGAAGGCTCATCAGCCATTTTTAAGACAGCCATATGGCAATGACTGGAAGGAATATACTTGGCATAATGCCGGTGAGCAGATCCGAAAAATGGCCGCATACTTAAAGCGAGAACTCCCAGCAAATAGTAAGGTAGCACTGCTATCTTATAATTGTTCGCACTGGGTAATGGCCGATCTGGCTATTATGCTTGCCGGACATATCAGTGTCCCAATTTACCCAAGCGCTGGCTCTGACACCATTACGACCATTCTTGAACATAGTGAAAGTAAACTAGCGTTTATTGGGAAATATCCTGAATGGGACAAAAAGTCGGACACCATACCGGAAGACGTCCAATTGATTGGATGCCATCAACATCATACGGAGATGAAAGATTGGGATGAAATCATCGCCGGTGAGGAGCCATACGAAGATTCTCCTGTTCCTGATATGGATGAACTGGCTACCATCATATATACATCCGGAACCACGGGTATGCCAAAAGGAGTTATGATTACTCACAAAATACTATCCAATGGTGCAGCCGCTGCCTCTGCTTTTATTGATTTGAAGGACGAGCGTTGTTTCTCATACTTACCTCTTGCGCACTGCGCAGAGAGAGAACTGACAGAGATTATCAGCATTCATACTGGTAGTACTATTTCATTTACTGAGTCTCTGGAAATGTTCCAGGAAAACATACGCTCTGTAAAACCGACGATATTTTTTGGGGTCCCGCGGATCTGGTTGAAATTCCAACATGGTATTGAAGAGCAGGTTGGTAAAGCAAAACTTAAGATTTTGCTTAAAATTCCATTCCTTAACTCACTGATTAGAAAGAAAATACTTAAAGGACTAGGCCTGGAAGAAGCAAAAATATGTTTGTCAGGAGCTGCAGGACTGCCACGAGGCACTTCAAACTTCTTCCGTTCCATCGGTATCAAAATCTGTGAGGCCTATGGTTTGACAGAAACCATGGCTTTTTCACATGCGTCTATTCCAGATAAATGGAAAGCTGGTTCTGTCGGTGTCACTTTACCAACTGCAGAGGCAAAAATTGCTGAGTCTGGAGAGATCCTGTTACGTAGCCCCTGCATAATGAAGGGTTACTACAAAGAGCCTTTGAAAACAGCTGAGGTTCTGGATGATGATGGCTTTTTCCATACCGGTGATCTCGGGCGAATTGATGATGATGGTTTCTTGTTCATAACGGGGCGTCTGAAAGACATTTTTAAAACTTCCAAGGGTAAATATGTCACGCCAGCACCGATTGAAGCCACATTAGAGCCAGAGTTGGGAGTAGAGCACCTTTGTGTTATCGGTGATGGCTTGCCTTCTCCTGTAGCCGTTGCATCTATTTATAACAAACAGTTTTCGGATAAGAAGGGCTACCATGATGAAGCTGTTGAGTTATTAAAGATGCTCAACAATAAATTGGAAAGTCATGAAAAGCTGGCAAAATTGATACTGGTTGATGAAGAGTGGAATACCGAAAATGGCTTAATCACACCAACTTTAAAAATACGTCGTCAACAGATAGAAGACCGTTATAAAGGCAGGGTAGAAAAGCATCTGAAATCGGATGATTTGGTTATTTGGGATTGA